Proteins from a single region of Plasmodium brasilianum strain Bolivian I chromosome 13, whole genome shotgun sequence:
- a CDS encoding hypothetical protein (conserved Plasmodium protein), with the protein MNTSSFLSIFLYVLDLIYTFHTEGKEHVSIIHKEEKRDIVPKSWLHLIKECVDLIKDVYNLKDTIVDENDLIIWSDGKRMDEKYFESKSFKRGAKMVYVFLSSNISGENCFTRENVYRKISDEIEKYKNAIKGHFQIYDKEYDEWASMKEILKLLIKSKDLRDLLVDIKTDEQVEMVRRKILELTQENKNYQIFADMLKDNKTIYNILNDMNEWKIFVMENLENIKKLIEPYYPHSNNTDL; encoded by the exons ATGAATACGTCGTCTTTCCTAAGCATTTTCTTGTACGTATTGGATCTGATTTATACGTTCCACACT GAGGGGAAGGAACACGTTTCCATAATacataaagaagaaaaaagagatatAGTACCCAAGTCGTGgttacatttaataaaagaatgtGTCGACTTAATTAAAGATGTGTATAACTTAAAAGATACAATTGTAGATGAAAACGATTTGATTATCTGGAGTGATGGAAAAAGAATGGACGAAAAGTATTTCGAATCTAAGAGTTTCAAAAGGGGAGCTAAAATGGTGTACGTATTCTTGTCTAGTAAC ATCTCGGGCGAAAACTGCTTTACAAGGGAAAATGTCTACAGAAAAATCTCAGATGAGatagaaaaatacaaaaatgcaATTAAGGGGCACTTTCAAATTTACGATAAAGAATATGATGAATGGGCATCAATGaaggaaatattaaaattgttaataaaatcCAAAGACTTACGAGATTTGCTAGTAGACATTAAAACAGACGAACAAGTTGAAATGGTCAGGCGAAAAATTCTTGAACTAAcacaagaaaataaaaactacCAAATATTTGCTGATATGctaaaagataataaaacgatttataatatactaaATGATATGAACGAGTGGAAAATTTTCGTAATGGaaaatttggaaaatataaaaaagttgaTTGAGCCTTACTATCCGCATAGTAATAATACCGATTTATAA
- a CDS encoding peripheral plastid protein 1, with the protein MVSFMKKGIIYISILFVLINYMCKHFRGCNVTSVARVLSDHKVKKCIYVNSTKLQNGINKRIKNYRPLYYINNRRTRRNQSYKLSKHKVCTLFPFFSSKRDDKNDKNVKYNKNNKYDKNDKYDKNDKYDKNDKDNKNDKDNKNDKDNKNDKDNKQGEHVNITESSKGNINQNKKNEKKLGVESNGSTESLQKDSNQVSSNEKVNSQQRNRSDGSRIEGKEQKEETLARSDSSDGRGDNEERTNSSVRRNNIVLSIKLKGMEEEEEEERVNSKEALKNINKYRKHLDMLKDKIIIAFSSIFCSYTRKIEKKENFKSFYESILSNFERNYCKYTFLEDILNMKNEKTQKEYLLNNYSYFVDIINIIEEQLYNIFLFKIQIVKAKALNDIKDLLSDKVDKIDKAVKADKAVKADKAVKADKADRADRADRADNIDYISYINSINKIFRTYEQELKSLIPPNFEFSIYNKIREKDKNNFLLNSTYQIPVEKYKKILNDNVEHVKMFCKDLTRKKKKNAYKDIEKNKNYQNILQVIDNQQKQIEALQEQLESSIENVNGKYSPFHCALAYRIPDTNLNISTQYMKGKFNIKLNCIPDDSLHLLGSYGFVKALPYGNLGLSLSLNF; encoded by the coding sequence ATGGTAtcttttatgaaaaaaggaattatatacatatcgATTTTATTCGTATTAATAAACTATATGTGTAAACATTTTAGAGGATGTAATGTAACAAGCGTAGCAAGAGTACTGAGTGACCACAAGGTAAAGAAATGCATTTACGTCAATAGTACTAAATTACAAAATGGTATAAACAAGCGTATTAAGAACTATCGTccattgtattatattaataacagAAGGACGAGAAGAAATCAGAGTTACAAACTGAGCAAGCACAAGGTGTGTACATTATTCCCCTTCTTCAGTAGCAAGCGGGATGATAAAAACGATAAGAatgttaaatataacaaGAATAATAAGTATGATAAGAATGATAAGTATGATAAGAATGATAAGTATGATAAGAATGATAAGGATAATAAGAATGATAAGGATAATAAGAATGATAAGGATAATAAGAATGATAAGGATAATAAGCAAGGCGAACATGTAAACATCACTGAGAGTAGTAAAGGAAACATTAAccagaacaaaaaaaatgaaaaaaaattgggtGTCGAATCGAATGGAAGCACTGAGAGTTTGCAGAAGGACAGCAACCAGGTGAGCTCTAATGAAAAGGTAAATTCACAGCAGAGGAATAGAAGCGATGGTAGTAGAATCGAGGGTAAGGAGCAAAAGGAGGAAACGCTTGCAAGAAGTGATAGTAGCGATGGTAGGGGAGACAATGAAGAAAGAACAAACAGCAGTGTACGGCGTAATAATATTGTCTTGTCTATAAAACTTAAAGGCatggaagaagaagaagaagaggaaagGGTCAATTCAAAAGAAgcacttaaaaatataaataaatatagaaaacaTTTAGACAtgttaaaagataaaattataattgcATTTAGCagtatattttgttcatatacaagaaaaatagaaaagaagGAAAACTTCAAATCGTTTTACGAAAGCATACTGAGCAATTTTGAAAGGAACTACTGTAAGTATACATTCCTAGAAGATATtctaaatatgaaaaatgaaaaaacacaAAAGGAGTATCTGTTAAATAACTACAGTTATTTTGttgatataattaatattattgaaGAACAACTATATaacattttcctttttaagaTCCAAATAGTAAAAGCAAAAGCgttaaatgatataaaagaTCTTTTATCAGATAAAGTAGATAAAATAGATAAAGCAGTTAAAGCAGATAAAGCAGTTAAAGCAGATAAAGCAGTTAAAGCAGACAAAGCAGATAGAGCAGATAGAGCAGATAGAGCAGATAACATAGATTacatatcatatataaatagtattaataaaatatttcgaaCATATGAACAAGAGTTAAAAAGTTTGATCCCACctaattttgaattttctatatataataaaattagggaaaaggacaaaaataatttcttattaaaTTCGACTTATCAAATACCcgttgaaaaatataaaaaaattttaaatgacaATGTTGAGCATGTGAAAATGTTTTGTAAAGACTTAaccaggaaaaaaaaaaaaaatgcatataaagatatagaaaaaaataaaaattatcaaaatattttgcaAGTAATTGATAATCAACAAAAACAAATTGAAGCATTACAGGAACAACTAGAATCTTCTATTGAAAATgtaaatggaaaatattcCCCTTTTCATTGTGCACTTGCCTATAGAATACCTGACACTAATTTGAATATATCAACACAATATATGAAAGGAAAatttaacataaaattaaattgcaTTCCTGATGATTCTTTGCATTTACTGGGATCCTATGGGTTTGTCAAGGCGCTACCTTATGGTAACCTGGGCTTATCCCTCTCCCTGAACTTTTGA
- a CDS encoding glutathione peroxidase-like thioredoxin peroxidase — MKILLFIKVTLALLILQRNISSMFGFFKKITISKGDLRPTLYDYDVKSLDGKTISMSTYKNKVLVIFNSASKCGLTSSQIEQFNQLYERLQAKGLELLAFPTYQFLNQEYQNVCDIRAFNEKKNVKYSTFAPVEVNGENTNDLFKFLKANCESMHDKNGKLENIGWNFGKFLVDRKGNVVKYFSPRTSPLDMEKFIVELL, encoded by the exons atgaaaatattgcTGTTCATAAAGGTAACCTTAGCACTATTAATTCTTCAGAGGAATATATCAAGCATGTTtggattttttaaaaaaattaccatCTCAAAGGGCGATTTACGACCTACTCTTTATGATTATGATGTAAAATCTTTAGATGGGAAAACCATATCAATGTccacatataaaaataaggtTTTAGTTATTTTCAACTCTGCATCAAAATGTGGTTTAACGAGTAGTCAGATTGAACAGTTTAACCAGTTATATGAACGGCTACAAGCAAAGGGATTGGAG CTCCTTGCATTTCCAACGTACCAATTTCTAAATCAGGAATACCAAAACGTATGTGATATACGCGCatttaacgaaaaaaaaaatgttaagtATAGTACCTTTGCTCCTGTTGAAGTGAATGGCGAAAATACAAATGACTTGTTTAAGTTTCTGAAGGCCAACTGTGAATCG ATGCATGATAAGAATGGCAAGCTAGAAAATATCGGGTGGAATTTTGGAAAATTTTTAGTTGATAGAAAGGGAAATGTTGTCAAGTACTTTTCACCGAGGACAAGCCCATTAGATATGGAAAAATTTATTGTCgagttattataa